The window agagcagaaaaacatcaagGAGACGTCATGGGAGAGAGgaagagatagagatagatagagagagagagagagagagagaggaacaaaaAAAGGTCAGAGAGGCACAACAGAGGGGCAAGTACCTAGAGAGAAGCAAGGGGGAAGAACAGATCCGTATAATTGGTGTAGGACAGAGGAAGATCATCCAAGACACGGTCCACAGCTCAGGAAATGTACTACTCCTCTTGATCAGACTTCCTTTGAACTCTTCCATGTTTTTCCTCACCCTGCTTCTCTACATACACCTGCTACATGAACTAGTCTGCAGAAAAAAAAATCATACAATCTAGTGAAAATTTTGGAATCATCAGGGGAAAAAATGCTAACTGTCTGAAGGTAAAACTATTAATATTTCACTGTCAAAACACTAAACCAACATGAATTCTAGTGTAACGTACACATGAAAAAAAATCTTTGATGCAGTACAGGGCAATGTAGGTAACATGAACCATGAGGAAATTACATGAAAAAAAGCATTGCTACAGTACACATGAAAAAAATCTTTGATACGATACAAGCCAATGTAGCTAACATGAACTCTGGGGAAATTATAGAGTTAGACAACTCATCACATTCATGGAAAAAATGAGATGAATTCTAGTGTAATACCTACATGACATACAATGCAAACTGGGGAAATATTACACTGTATTCTAGCATTATTGAATACAATTCAGAGATAATTTACAATGTAATTTTGGGGGATATTACAATATAAATCTGGGGCATATAACACTACAAATATAATGGACATCACGGAGCAATTAAGAGGTATTACACTGTAATTTAAAGAGTTAAAATCCACTGTAAATTCAAGCAAAAGCTGGACAGAATAAGTACAGAGATACAGGCAAGTTCAGATGAAGTCGTGAATACAGAGATAGACCTATCAGCATAAAGAACACAAGTCCTATGAGATGAAGGCATTAGTATTAACAATGAAAAGCAGAGCTTGTTACAGTGCCGGTACACATGGACAGTGAAGGGAATGAATAATCACACTAGTGGATTACAATGACAATAAGTTAATAACCAAGTTACTACACATCATAATGACACAAAAAAGAGTTGAAATCCACTGTAATTCAAGCAAAGCTGAACAAGAATGAAGCTCAAATATTAAGAAATACAAAAGGTTCAAAATGAAAATTACACTACTTTGTTCGGATTTTTTTAAATTACACCGAAATTCTAGGAAAAATTACACTGTAATTACATAAATGAAGCATCAAATTTACACTGTAATTCTGGGAAAATTTACACTATAATTACATAAATGAAGCATGGAGTTTACACTGTAATTCTAGGAAAAATTACACCGTTATTACAAAAAAAAATGAAGCATTGGGATTACACTAAAATCTGGGCAAAATTACACTGGAATTCTAGGGTATTTTACACTGCAATTACAAAAAGAAAGCACGGGGATTGCAATGAAATTCTGGGATAAATTACACTATAATAATAGGGGCATAGTACACTCTAATTCTGGGCTAATTACACTGTAATTCGTGTGAATAAAAATTGAAACTAGATCATAAAGGCTCACATGATTCAAATAGAAATTGAAAATAGCTTTATCAAACCCTCCATCATCACTAGGAAGACCCTGAAAAATAATTCAGTCAACAAATAGAAAAACTAATAAActaaaagagagaataaaaaagaGAATGAAAGTAGAGAACAAGACAGAAATAACTACAAAAGACATAGCATTAGAACCATGTTCCGCAAAGTAATTAGGCACAAAAGGATCATTTAAAGAATCAGCACTCTCAATAGAAGAAACTACCGAAACATCACTGTATCTCAGGATATACACTGTAATCAGGATTACACTGGAATTTGTGACTCAGGATATACCATGTAATCAGGAATTACACTGGAATTAGGGGGGAAATTACATAGTACTGCTAGGACAAATTACACTGTAATTGGATGATAAATTACACAGTAATTCTGTGAGGAAAGTTACATTGTAATTCTAGGAGTATTTGGAAGTATTACATTGTAAATTACACAGTAATTACAAACATGGGAGAATTGTAAAAGCATGAGAATTATACTGTAATATGGGAGTATTACACTGTAAATTACACAGTCGTACTACTAGGACATATTGCACATTAATTACAACAAatatgggagaattacactgtgaaAATGGGAGTATTACACTGTAAAATCAGGGATAGTGAGATTCTGCAAACAGATTACACAGTAGTTACACTGAAAATATGGGGGGTAGGATCAATGTAAATTTGAGCTACAACAGAGAGATCCACTTGCATGACTAACTAACCAAATGCTGAAAACAAATAGGATTGCAAAGTAAATTTACTGAAATTACACTGGGATTTATAGTGTAAGTACACTCATAATACATTGTAATTACATAGTTCGTACACTGATATTACAGTGCAAGTAACAAAGAAAGTGCACTAATATTATACTGTAAATACACTGATAAATACAGTGTAAGGAAACTGAAATTCGACTGGAAATTTCAGTGCAAACActgtaatagaagcatcaaattcagAGAGATTCCTGGAACATATTCAGACACACCTCAGTTACCAGGAAAAATCATGAGCAGCCACCTACAACTACAAAAACTACATCGCGTAATCTCCAACTATCATCTAACGGAAAAGGAAACTAGCAGAAAAATATAGGGAAATCAACCTCTGCAACAACCAGTATGCATACCTCCAGGCTCCAGCCATTACAAAAAGAAAAGCTAGACTGTAAGTATAGGGGAAACTACAGTGCGGTTCTGCAACATACACTGAAATTCTGAGGTACACTACAATTCTAGGGGTAAAAAcacagtagtacaagcatcaaattCAGATAAATTCCTGGAAAACACAGCTACCAGGGGGAAATCATGACCAGCCATCTACAACTATCATCAAACAGCAAAGGGAACAGACACCACAGGCTAGCAGAAAATTTAATAGGGAAATCACCCTGTGTACCAGTACCAGGTCGCAAGTTGATCTGCTGCAACTACCAGTACACGAACCTCCAGCATCTGCAACACGAAATAAACAAATCTTAAGCCTAACACACCTAAAATCAGGGGAGAAAAACGGCCACAATGACCTAGAACCCGCAACCACAAGCTCATACGCAACTCAGGCGAGCAGAATGGATGCGGGAAATTGGGCGGACTACGGAGGGCGGGCTAGAACAACACGGCAACACCTACCACAGATCCATGAACAACAGCAAACAGACGATCCACGGACCCACGACGACGAAACTCACCTAGATCTGGAACTACAGGACCACAACACCAGCAAAATTACAAGGGGGGAATGCGAGAGACAAGGGGAACCAACCTCGCAGCCGGGGAGCGAAGAGAAAAGGGAGGAGAAATCAAAATCGAACGGTGGAGTAGCTCGGAATCACCATGAAATCGCCTCTTCTCCGCTGCCCCTCGAGCACTCTCTGCCGCCGCTCGAGTCCTCGCCCTCGGCCTTATCGAAACACATTGACCCAAATGAAAGGGTGAACGACACCAACTCCAAAATTCAGGACAAAAAACAACAGTACCGGGATGGTGCGGTTACGGGTTGAAACAAAGAAAACTGAACCCGGTAAAAAAACCAACCGTAACAAACAGGGCGCCAACACGAAGAAAAAAGTAAAACCAGCACGAATCTCCGCACGAGAACGGACGGACAGAAATTTGAATGATGATGAATTGAAAAGCACTTGACTGTTAAATAGCAAAACCGTATGTTTATGGTACTCGTATATGTTTTCTAAGAAAAAGTGATCGATGACAGTACGTAATCAAGCAAAATGAATGATCGGATCCGTTGCTCCCCCGCTCCGCTCCGATGTTTGACCgccctctagctagctagctagctactacATGATGATAAAACCCGTCGTCATCACCAGGGCATGCGCGAGCAACAAggcgagcagcagcagcgacgatggGCGTGCCGGGACGGTGGCGGCGCTGATGATCTGCACCGGGAACAGGCAGGTCTTGGTGGAGGCGTTCTTGTCGGAGATCTTGGCGAGGCCGTCGAAGTCGCAGGCGCGCACGTCCTGGTCCTGCATCTGGAAGTACATGTTGAAGGCGTAGGAGATGTTGCTCATCTCGTCGAGGCCGTTGCAGGAGCAGCCGTAGCCCAGCGCCGTGCAGTCGCCGCTGGCGCAGGCGTACTGGATGTTCCCCCCCAGCTTGTCCATGTCCTCGTCCTTTGCGGCTTCGTCGTCGAACACGCACCACTGCTTGGGCAGATACTCCACGCCGGACACGGCGGCGAGCCGCCTGTCGTTCCCTTGCCCCGACAGGTCCATGCTGAACTTGGGCTTGCCGTCGTAGGTGAGGATGCCCCAGTGGCGCTCGAAGTTGCCCGGCGCGATGCTCTTCATGTCCTCGTCGAAGAGGCCGAAGAGGTAGACGTCCAGCTTGCCCGGCCGGAGGTGGGTGCCCTCGTTCTTGGCCAGCTTCTTGAGGAGGCCGTCGTAGAAGCGGCGCGCGAGCTTGGCGTTGGCGTTCTTGTTGCCGTCGGTGGGCCAGCCGATCTCGCCGACGACGACCTTGAGGCTGGGCACGCCGGCCTTCTTGAGCGCGCTGACGAGcgtgtcgtagttggcgtcgaacaCGTTGGAGTAGCTGACGCCGCCGTTGTCCTGGATGCTGCGGCCGCCGTCGAAGAAGGCGAACTCGAAGGGGAAGTCGTCGCTCTGGTAGAGGCTGAGGAACGGGTAGATGTTGACGACGAAGGGCGCGCCGTGGTCGTGCATGAACTTGACCATGTCGGTCATGACGCCGTCGATGTCGGGCCGGAACTTGCCCTCGGACGGCTTGTCGCCGACGTAGACGTCGGCGTTGAGAGGGACGGTGGCCTTGACCTTGTCGCCGATCCCGGCCTCGTCCAGCGCCTTCTGGATGTTCTTGAGCGCCGGCACGGTGTTCTCCATGAAGCTGCCGTTGTAGCTCTTGAGGAAGGGCTCGTTCCCCACGGCCACGTAGCGGAGCTTGAGCCTGTCCCCGTAGCTGGTGGCCTCCGACACCCAGTCCTCGGCGTTGCCGTAGCTGGTCATTGCCTCCAGCATGTCGTTGGGGATGCCGAGCATGACCTCGATGCCGGAGTCGAGGAGCGCGCCGACGGGCCAGGGGTCCGCGTCGAACAGCTTCACCTTCATGATCCCGTTGGCCTTGAGCATCTTCACCACCTCCTCGGGGTCCAGCGGGTGCGTGCACTGNNNNNNNNNNNNNNNNNNNNNNNNNNNNNNNNNNNNNNNNNNNNNNNNNNNNNNNNNNNNNNNNNNNNNNNNNNNNNNNNNNNNNNNNNNNNNNNNNNNNNNNNNNNNNNNNNNNNNNNNNNNNNNNNNNNNNNNNNNNNNNNNNNNNNNNNNNNNNNNNNNNNNNNNNNNNNNNNNNNNNNNNNNNNNNNNNNNNNNNNNNNNNNNNNNNNNNNNNNNNNNNNNNNNNNNNNNNNNNNNNNNNNNNNNNNNNNNNNNNNNNNNNNNNNNNNNNNNNNNGATCCCCAGTTCACGCCCAGGTCAACGGCGGAGCTCGAGGCCACCGACGCGGGGGACACGCCCAGGGTGAGCAGCAGCGCGGCCGCGCCGGCCAGCAGCCGCAGGAGCGGAGCCATGCCGGTGTTTTCCTTGCTTCGGCCGGCGTGATCGTGGTTAGTTTTGGCACGTTAGGATCTGGTGGCGCTCGTGGTCTCCGCGTCGGCCCCTCATCCTCCCGGGGGCGTGGAATGGACAGGACAGGAGAGGAAAATGGCGGGGAAATCGGTTGGGGTTGACCCTTTTCACCTCATGCGCACACACGCTCTTTCGACGCCGTGAGCTCTCGAGAGGGGATTACTTGTTGGGTGTCGAAATAATTCAGAAGAATATCACGtttagatgtgaactattggtggtgTACGGTCCCGTGTGTTTTATCATGTACTCCCTCAGTCCCATAATGTAAAGACGGTTTTTCACAATACATTACTAGtaaaaagcgtcttacattatgggacggagggagtagaagaagagggggaggaaatCAGATGATTCATTTGTTCCTCAAGTACCTGGCTGGCATTCTGAATATCCAATTCGGCTCCCGAGCTCAACTACGTCCTATGAATAGTAAATGCAAAAGaaatactaaaaaaattcaaaaaaatctaacCCTTTTTATGGTGAAAGATGTTTGAGTTCGTGCTATACGTGCCAAGCTTAAGCTCATtcggacatctgagtagctcttAGCAAAAAAAAAAGTCCAAACTGTGTAGAACAGTAAACTTTTACTTTTTTGGAGACccccaatttgtcttttttgctgagagcttgtCATATGTTCAAATGCGCTGAATTTCGGAGACCCCGAAGGCGGAAAAGGAAGGCATCTCCATCTTCAGCGAGTCCCCACCCAATGAAGACTGTGTGCTTCCGGGTCGACGGGCACCCACCTGCATCCAGTGGCGAAATCGCATCAAAAACTGGTAACATTACCATGTTAGAAGAAGACTGTGAGAATGTAAGGCAGGAACATTTGTTCATCACAGATGTTCCACAACAGACTAGCCATCGTTTGAAATCTAGATATCGTGTAACAGCTTTTGTTAGACAACGTCACAAGTATGATACTATGACGCATATCTTTTCCAGTAAAAACTGTTCTGATTTATTAGTTTTGCTATTTCTATATATGGGTTCTAAAAATGTTTTATCGACTACTCTCCCTGTTTCCAAGTATTTGTGTTTCTAgaaattttaacaagtgactacatacgcagcaaaatgattgaatctacactctaaaatgtgtctacaTAGATCTGTATgttatagtccatttgaaatgtctagaaagacaaatatttgggaacggagggagtagcttactCTGGAGACAGTTAGCTAAAATCAGGGAAGtagttagagcaagtacaataaggtgatGCAGGCGGGCTGTAAGACTTTGAATAATATATTTTTATTAAGTTGAAAGAAAGAGAAGATCAGAGAGAAGAGAAGCAGACTACTAATTAACAGTCCGCTACAACATGTGCTTCTAGATATGTTGTGAGAGAGTGAGGTGGTCATGTATCCACATAGTAGTACATATTTATATACAACTATTATACTTGCTGGCTataagcttagctctaaaatgacgtgGCAACATCAAAATATATAATCTTAGCAATATATTTTTTCGTTTTTCCTTCTGTTTTTTTGTTAttcatttctcattttttttcaATTTCGTAAACTTtttgaaaattcatatttttttataaGCCAAGACTAAATTTTACATTTATAAAGTTTTTTGAAATGATGAAtacttttagaaaatgttcatatttttcggAAAAATCATTGAATCCAAACTTTAGTCAAATCTTCATCCATTCAAAAAAATGTTGATGAATTAAAttttgttcatcaaattcaaaaacaATTCACAGATTTCGAAATTTGTTCATAAAATAGAAAAAAATCATCATATTAAAAATTAttcatcaaaattcaaaaaaatcacaaaaaataaaaaaaaatatgcTCATCAACATTTATAGCCTGGTAGGCGTTGTGAGCCGAAGACCAGACCTGCATAGGtgcttgatgatgtggcatgtcgGTTGAAGGCATTCCCTTTCCCCATGCCAACCtggatgtgttggaaatatgccctagaggcaataataaagtagttattattattatatttccttgttcatgataatcgtttattatccatgctataattgtattgataggaaactcatgtgtgggtacatagacaacaccatgtccctagtaagcctctagttgactagctcgttgatcaatagatggttacggtttctgaccatggacattggatgttgttgataacggggtcacatcattaggagaatgatgtgatggacaagacccaatcctaagcctagcacaaagatcgtagttcgtatgctaaagcttttctaatgtcaagtatgatttccttagaccatgagattgtgcaactcccggataccgtaggaatgctttgggtgtaccaaacgtcacaagtaactgggtggctataaaggtgcactacaggtatctccgaaagtgtctgttgggttggcacgaatcgagactggaatttgtcactccggttgacggagaggtatctctgggcccactcggtaggacatcatcataatgtgcacaatgtgatcaaagggttgatcacgggatgatgtgttaccgaacgagtaaagagacttgccggtaacgagattgaacaaggtatcggtataccgacgatcgaatctcgggcaagtactataccgctagacaaagggaattgtatacgggatcgattgagtccttgacatcgtggttcatccgatgagatcatcgtggaacatgtgggagccaacatgggtatccagatcccgctgttggttattgaccggagaacgtctcggtcatgtctgcatggttcctgaacccgtagggtctacacacttaaggttcgatgacgctagggttataaagaaagtttgtatgtggttaccgaatgttgttcggagtcccggatgagatcccggacgtcacgaggagttccggaatggtccggaggtaaagatttatatatgaaaagtcctgttttggtcaccggaaaagtttcggattttatcggtaacgtaccgggaccaccgggagggtcccgggggtccaccaagtggggccaccaaccccggagggctgcatgggccaagtgtgggaggggaccagccccaggtgggctggtgtgccccccacaaggggcccaaggcgcaggaagagtgggaaggggggcaaaccctagggcagatgggccttaaggcccaccttgggtgcgcctcccccttctccccctctggccgccacccagatggcatctggggctgccgccaccactggggagggaaccctagaggggatgcgcgccccctcccctccccctataaataattGAGttgtgggggctgcccaacacatgagttttctcctccattggcgcagccctacctctcttactcctctcccgcggtgcttggcgaagccctgcaggattgccacgctcctccatcaccaccacgccgttgtgctgctgctggacggagtcttcctcaacctctccctctctccttgctggatcaaggcatgggagacgtcaccgggctgtacgtgtgttgaacgcggaggtgccgtccgttcggcactaggatctccggtgatttggatcacgacgagtacgagtccttcaaccccgttctcttgaacgcttccgcttagcgatctacaagggtatgtagatgcactctccttcccctcgttgctggtttctccatagatagatcttggtgacacgtaggaaaattttgaatttctgctacgttccccaacaggatgcaGATTGACGCGTCCCACCGCTATTGCCGGGGAAGAACGCCAAATACGGGCCATTGGCCACCAACCTTGTACTAGCACCAATCTGACCATTTGCCGGCGCCGCCAAGAAAGGCAACAACCGCCAGACTGAGAGAATGTAAGGCCTACCGCTTCGAATGAACGACAAGCAGACAAGGCCATCGGTTCAACAACTCAACCAAGGAGAACGTCGCCGTGGTGAGAAAGAGACCGTGGCCACCTCATTGGACGCAACATCAATCTTATCTCATCAATCTCACCGTGGCCAAGGAGTAGcgctattagagcatctccaacaaccgcCCCAAAAGGAGCGCACGCGGGGTAAACCGAGTTTTTTGCGCGCGCGGGACGTTTCGGCGCGCTCCAGCGGTGGTGGGAAACTCGGGTGGCGGGAACCGTTTGCACGAGCGCGGAAAAAGGTGGCAGCTCGCGCGCTATTTTTGGCGCACCGCTTCCGGCGCGCCTTTAAATTGCGGCGCTCGCCACGCGCCTATTCCACacacttctctttctcttccgctgccacgcgcgcctccaccgcttcctcgttgcttccgctGCCACGCGCGCCCCCACCGCTCTAGCGCCGCGCCACcgacgcgccaccatgccgccgcgccgccgaggagcgtcGGGCTACCGCACCCCAACGGTGGTTTCTACTCCAAGATACGGTCCGGCGAACTTTGGCTCGGCCTCGGCACCTTCGGGACGGCgcgcgaggccgcccgcgcgtacgacgcggcggcgtggcgcctaggcAGACCGCGCGCGCAGATGAACTTCCAGGACGTCTACACGC is drawn from Triticum dicoccoides isolate Atlit2015 ecotype Zavitan chromosome 6B, WEW_v2.0, whole genome shotgun sequence and contains these coding sequences:
- the LOC119325024 gene encoding glucan endo-1,3-beta-glucosidase 8-like, whose product is MLKANGIMKVKLFDADPWPVGALLDSGIEVMLGIPNDMLEAMTSYGNAEDWVSEATSYGDRLKLRYVAVGNEPFLKSYNGSFMENTVPALKNIQKALDEAGIGDKVKATVPLNADVYVGDKPSEGKFRPDIDGVMTDMVKFMHDHGAPFVVNIYPFLSLYQSDDFPFEFAFFDGGRSIQDNGGVSYSNVFDANYDTLVSALKKAGVPSLKVVVGEIGWPTDGNKNANAKLARRFYDGLLKKLAKNEGTHLRPGKLDVYLFGLFDEDMKSIAPGNFERHWGILTYDGKPKFSMDLSGQGNDRRLAAVSGVEYLPKQWCVFDDEAAKDEDMDKLGGNIQYACASGDCTALGYGCSCNGLDEMSNISYAFNMYFQMQDQDVRACDFDGLAKISDKNASTKTCLFPVQIISAATVPARPSSLLLLALLLAHALVMTTGFIIM